The DNA region GGTCACCGGACCGTCCCCTCGGCGTCGTTGTCGCCCGGTCCGCCCTTGGCCCGGCGGCGTTCGGCCAGCGCGGCTGCGGCCCGCTCGCGGGCGGCCTTGCGCATGTCGTAGCGCTCGGCCGGCGGCTGCTCGCCGCGGACCTCGGCCAGCACGGCGGTGATCGCCGCCATGATGTCCTCGGTCGCGTCGTTGAGCACCTGGGCGGTGAGCTCCAGGCCCTGGTACTTGCTCAGGTCCACGGCGGGCCCGGCCGCCACCGTCACCCGGTGCCGCGGGAACAGGTTGAACTTGCCCTTGCCGTAACCGGCCCGGCCGTACGGCGGGATGATCTCGTGGGCGCCCCAGTGCGCGACCGGGATGACCGGCGCACCGGTCATCAGCGCGACCCGGGCGACCCCGTTCTTGCCGGTCATCGGCCACAGGTCCGGATCCCGGGTGAGCGTTCCCTCCGGGTAGAACTGCACGCACTGGCCGTTGTTGACGGCGTCGATCGCGGCCCGGAAGGCCTGTGCGGCGTCGGTGGACTCGCGGAACACCGGAATCTGTCCGGTCTTGCGCAGCATGAATCCGATGAAGGGAATCGAGAACAGCGAGGACTTCCCGAGAATCCGCGGCGGACGCCCGCTGTTGTACTGCCAGTGCGCGTAGATCACCGGGTCGATGATCGAATTGTGGTTCACCGCGGCAATGAAGCCGCCTTCCTTCGGAATGTGCTCCCAGCCCCGCCAGTCGGGCTTCACCAGGGCGGTCGTCACCGGCTTCACCAGCACGGCCGCGAAGCGGTACCAGATGCCGTAGTCGGCGTTGCCGAACTTGGCGTACGAGCGGCGGGCCACCCCAGCTCCTTCTCATCCGATGCGGCACGAGGGGTGCCGCGGTCATAGCCTCCCGGCGCCGCGCACCGCTGCGACCGGGGCCCGGCGCACGGGCGCGGAACAGTGTCGCCCGCCTGCTCACCGACTGTCGAGCGGCCGCGCCAACCCGCCGGGCGGGCGTGATCAAACGCACGTCCGCACAGCTCGGGCGGCCTGGCGAGGGCTCCGGGACCGGCGTCACAATGACGCCGATGACCCAGGACACCGTACGCCCCAGCGCGCCCGTCGCGCCCATCGCGCCCGCCGCCGACTGGTCGCTGGTGCTGCCGCTCAAGCCGCTCGCGCTGGCGAAGAGCCGACTGGCCCCGTACGCCGGGCCGCACCGGGCCGAGCTGGCGCTGTCCTTCGCCCTCGACACGGTGACCGCCGCGCTGGCCACCCCGGGCGTCGCCCGCGTGCTGGTGGTCACCCGGGACGCCACCGCCGGTGCCCGGCTGGCCGCGCTCGGCGCCGTGGTGGTCGCCGACGAACCCGGCGGCGGCCTCAACCGGGCGCTGGCGCACGGCGCCTCGGCCGCCCGGGCGCTCGCCCCGCGGGCACCACTGGCCGCCCTCTCGGCGGACCTGCCGGCCCTGCGCCCGGCCGAACTCGCCCGGGTGCTGGGCGCGGTGCCGCCGGACGGCCGGGCCTTCCTGCCCGACTCCCCCGGCCTGGGCACCACCCTGCTCGCCAGCACCCCCGGCCGTCCGCTCTCCCCCGCCTTCGGGGACGGCTCACGGGCCCGGCACGCGGCCGGCGGG from Kitasatospora cathayae includes:
- a CDS encoding lysophospholipid acyltransferase family protein, giving the protein MARRSYAKFGNADYGIWYRFAAVLVKPVTTALVKPDWRGWEHIPKEGGFIAAVNHNSIIDPVIYAHWQYNSGRPPRILGKSSLFSIPFIGFMLRKTGQIPVFRESTDAAQAFRAAIDAVNNGQCVQFYPEGTLTRDPDLWPMTGKNGVARVALMTGAPVIPVAHWGAHEIIPPYGRAGYGKGKFNLFPRHRVTVAAGPAVDLSKYQGLELTAQVLNDATEDIMAAITAVLAEVRGEQPPAERYDMRKAARERAAAALAERRRAKGGPGDNDAEGTVR
- the cofC gene encoding 2-phospho-L-lactate guanylyltransferase, with translation MTQDTVRPSAPVAPIAPAADWSLVLPLKPLALAKSRLAPYAGPHRAELALSFALDTVTAALATPGVARVLVVTRDATAGARLAALGAVVVADEPGGGLNRALAHGASAARALAPRAPLAALSADLPALRPAELARVLGAVPPDGRAFLPDSPGLGTTLLASTPGRPLSPAFGDGSRARHAAGGAFELRLADVESVRRDVDTGTDLGEAATLGLGPYTSTLFDRMSRSRAVPEPLPERS